From the genome of Malus domestica chromosome 04, GDT2T_hap1, one region includes:
- the LOC114824396 gene encoding uncharacterized protein: protein MEARVGVVEGRQRASNSAQGGVVDGGARKFLQQQSQAKQSLNQQSQIGTVNQLLAGGIAGAFGKTCTAPLARLTILFQVQGMHSDIAALSKASIWHEASRIINEEGFKAFWRGNLVTIAHRLPYSAVSFYAYERYKTLLHSLGGENFRGNASTDMCVHFLAGGMAGLTAASATYPLDLVRTRLAAQRNAPYYRGIGHAFHTICREEGFWGLYKGLGATLLVVGPSIAISFSVYEALRSFWQSQRPNDSTVVVSLACGSLSGIASSTATFPLDLVRRRLQLEGAGGLARIYNTGLLGTLSHITRTEGLRGLYRGIMPEYYKVVPSVGIVFMTYETLKMLFARIQSSD, encoded by the exons ATGGAAGCTCGAGTTGGGGTGGTGGAAGGAAGGCAGAGAGCTTCGAATTCAGCGCAGGGAGGCGTGGTGGATGGGGGCGCCAGGAAATTCTTGCAGCAGCAGAGCCAGGCGAAGCAGTCTCTGAATCAGCAGTCCCAGATAGGGACGGTGAACCAGCTCTTAGCCGGCGGTATAGCCGGTGCTTTTGGAAAAACCTGCACTGCACCTCTGGCTCGCCTCACCATCCTCTTTCAG GTGCAAGGAATGCACTCTGACATTGCAGCATTGAGTAAGGCTAGCATATGGCATGAGGCTTCACGTATTATCAATGAAGAAGGGTTTAAAGCATTTTGGAGAGGCAATCTCGTTACCATTGCTCATCGTCTTCCATATTCTGCCGTCAGCTTCTATGCTTATGAACGCTACAAGACC TTGCTGCATTCACTTGGTGGTGAAAATTTTAGGGGTAATGCAAGTACTGACATGTGTGTGCACTTTCTCGCTGGTGGGATGGCAGGGTTAACCGCTGCCTCAGCCACATATCCACTGGATCTTGTTAGGACACGTCTTGCAGCCCAG AGAAATGCACCATACTACAGAGGTATTGGACATGCATTTCATACAATTTGCAGAGAAGAAGGTTTTTGGGGATTGTATAAAGGACTTGGAGCGACACTGTTG GTTGTGGGACCCAGTATAGCAATAAGCTTCTCTGTTTATGAGGCTTTGAGATCTTTTTGGCAGTCCCAAAG GCCGAATGATTCGACTGTCGTGGTCAGTCTTGCTTGTGGCAGTCTTTCAGGCATTGCCTCATCCACAG CAACATTCCCTCTGGATCTTGTAAGGCGAAGGCTGCAGTTGGAGGGTGCTGGTGGTCTAGCCCGCATCTATAATACGGGCTTACTTGGGACTTTAAGCCATATAACGCGGACTGAAGGCCTGCGGGGCTTGTATAGAGGGATAATGCCAGAATATTACAAGGTCGTTCCCAGTGTAGGCATTGTCTTCATGA
- the LOC103427226 gene encoding BEL1-like homeodomain protein 9 has product MAEGFEPYHVPQQSRRDKLRVLAGQTQPGCLQPGSPSPPPPHLHHALLPLSYDPTTTFISSSSGLLTCADPAVKEEGSHHHVIDHLMGFASNSTSSTFRHNNHHHPYMDPQFPLTPTAAVQEINANPFLYPPQNLHPLRDFDHQQPPYDNQVVVFKPEPLSLSLSSSQPTNQHTQQTQNNTNNNNLQRFSSPGINYDSLHSGVSVAFVPFGPFTGYASILKGSRFLKPAQHLLEEFCDVGSREIYSAKVLPLEDSSFFDPPIESFGDDDSQMAGGDGGESRRQNSRLISMLDEVYRRYKQYYQQMQAVARSFEYVAGLGNAAPYANLAIKALARHFKCLKNAITEQLHFRSRNATHLRHEKDGNPILHSRSANGQRSLHNSEFLEHQPVWRPQRGLPERAVTVLRAWLFEHFLHPYPTDSDKLMLAKQTGLSRSQVSNWFINARVRLWKPMVEEIHMLETRQAQKTSQRVDLSSNRSSDDHLPSPNSLGSENPSTSTHRVQDTASKRTRRELHDHITMEATEQNVSYNNFPSHMHVGHVGMNMAGASSSGVSLTLGLHQNNGNGFSDPFPINAAQRFGLGLDGNGENYAMGGFEAQNRHFERDVMGGQFLHDFVG; this is encoded by the exons ATGGCTGAGGGTTTCGAACCCTACCATGTGCCTCAACAGAGCAGAAGGGACAAGCTCAGGGTCCTGGCGGGTCAAACCCAACCGGGTTGCCTCCAACCCGGATCAccatctcctcctcctccacatCTCCACCACGCTTTGCTCCCTCTTTCATACGATCCCACCACCACCTTCATCTCCTCTTCCTCAGGTTTGCTCACGTGCGCCGACCCCGCCGTGAAAGAAGAGGGTAGTCATCATCACGTGATCGACCACTTGATGGGTTTTGCTTCCAATTCCACCTCTTCTACTTTTCGCCACAACAACCACCACCATCCCTACATGGATCCACAATTCCCTCTCACTCCCACCGCCGCCGTTCAAGAAATCAACGCCAACCCATTTCTGTACCCCCCTCAAAACCTCCACCCCCTCAGAGATTTCGACCACCAGCAACCTCCCTACGACAATCAAGTAGTCGTCTTCAAACCAGAGCCTCTCTCTTTGTCCCTCTCTTCTTCCCAACCCACCAACCAGCACACCCAGCAAACCCAGAACAACACAAACAACAACAATCTCCAGAGATTTTCTTCGCCTGGGATTAATTATGATTCACTCCATTCTGGCGTTAGTGTTGCTTTTGTCCCTTTTGGACCGTTCACGGGGTACGCTTCGATTCTGAAGGGATCTAGGTTTTTAAAGCCGGCGCAGCATTTGCTGGAGGAGTTTTGCGATGTGGGCAGTCGTGAAATTTACAGCGCAAAAGTCTTGCCGCTGGAGGATTCCTCCTTTTTTGACCCTCCTATTGAGAGCTTTGGTGACGACGACTCACAGATGGCTGGGGGAGACGGCGGTGAGAGTAGAAGGCAAAATTCCAGACTAATTTCCATGCTCGACGAG GTTTATAGGAGGTACAAGCAATACTATCAACAGATGCAGGCAGTGGCAAGGTCATTTGAGTATGTTGCTGGGCTTGGAAATGCTGCTCCTTATGCAAACTTAGCGATAAAAGCCCTGGCTAGACATTTTAAGTGTTTGAAGAATGCTATCACCGAGCAGCTTCACTTTAGAAGTCGGAATGCTACTCATTTAAGACATGAAAAAGATGGAAATCCAATACTTCATAGCAGAAGTGCTAATGGCCAGAGGTCCCTTCATAACTCTGAGTTTCTGGAGCACCAGCCTGTTTGGAGACCACAAAGGGGTCTTCCTGAGCGCGCCGTTACTGTTCTTAGGGCCTGGTTGTTTGAACACTTCCTGCATCC TTATCCTACGGACTCGGATAAATTAATGTTGGCTAAACAAACTGGTCTATCACGAAGCCAG GTTTCAAATTGGTTTATTAATGCAAGAGTAAGGCTATGGAAACCAATGGTGGAAGAAATACACATGCTAGAAACACGGCAAGCCCAAAAAACTTCGCAAAGGGTGGATTTAAGTTCCAATAGGTCAAGTGATGATCATTTACCTTCGCCAAACTCACTTGGATCCGAGAATCCATCCACATCCACCCATAGGGTTCAAGACACCGCATCTAAGCGCACCAGAAGAGAACTACATGATCATATCACTATGGAGGCTACTGAACAAAACGTATCTTACAATAATTTTCCAAGCCATATGCATGTAGGTCATGTTGGTATGAACATGGCAGGGGCGAGTAGTAGTGGTGTGTCTCTAACCCTGGGACTTCACCAAAATAATGGCAATGGTTTTTCAGATCCCTTTCCTATCAATGCAGCTCAACGTTTTGGCCTCGGTCTTGACGGCAATGGTGAGAACTATGCAATGGGTGGTTTCGAAGCTCAAAATCGGCATTTTGAAAGGGATGTCATGGGAGGGCAATTTTTGCACGATTTTGTTGGATGA